The Cryobacterium roopkundense sequence CGCGTGAGTCTGGAGGCTTGGGTCGTTCACGTCCGGCGTTGGGCTCCGCAACCTGCAATCCCTCCTGCCCGAGCCAAGCGCGCCGAAATGGACCAACGGTTCCACGACGTCGCCAATTTCATCGCCCATTCGCACGACGCCCCCACCGCTGAGCCACCGTTGAGCATGAGAGGCACTATTGGAAGAGTCCGAAGTCCGCAAGCGATACGCTCCGAACATGGGCAAACTCAGCGCGAATCTATTTGGCATCAGGCTAGACGACACGATCGTCTCGCGCATGAAAGCCCTTCTGGAGAACGTAGTCCTCACAGAAGTGCAAAAAATGGATATTCCAACGGGCCGCGCGTGGGTTGAAACAACCGCTGAAGGGTGGCGGGAGTACTACTCGCTTATGGCTGACCGACTTGAGTCAATCCTCGAGAATGGATCGGCAAAGGGCACCATCCGCGCGGAGGTATCCCAGCAAACTCTGCACGGCCGAACATGGTCTGCTGGGCCTGCGAATCCCCATCTTGATTGGCGGACACCTAGGCCCGACGCCAATCTCGACAAGTTCTCACCGGATTACGAAGGAATCACATTCGAGTTCGCGGAAAATGGCTTCATCATAAATCTAGGCATGAGGAATAGAACCGGTATCGTCGGCCCCGTCACTCTGACTTCGACTAGTGGAGGCCTGACACAGATCGTTATCGACGATCCCGACAATAACAGCGAAGCGATCCTGTCCGCGGTCGAAGAGCTTGTGCTGAGCTATCGCGTCCCGGAAGCCCCACCAGAGCCAGCGTCGTTCAGGGTCTTTATGGGTCATGGTGGGGATACCCAATGGAAGACCCTCAAGCTGGCTTTGGAAGCCACTCACGGTTTCGCCGTCGAGGCCTTCGAGTCAGAGGACCGAACATCGACGGCCACAGTGGACACCGTCGTCAACATGATTAGGTCAGCCAACGCCGCAGTAGTTGTGATGACTGGAGCCGACACCATGCTCGACGGAACCGTCCGAGCTCGTGAGAATGTCATCCACGAACTTGGCCTTTGCCAGGGAATTCTTGGCGTCCACAGCACCATCATCGTCTTGGAAAATGGCGTCACGGAGTTATCCAACATCGCCGGAATAACGCAAGTCCGATTCCCGAAGAACGACGTCATGAGTTCGGCACTTGCTGTCGCGGGAGCTCTTGAAAATCGAAAGAGAAACGCCTGACCTGATCACGCCCGCTGCCGCTATCGGCCGCGTCCCCCCGAGACGCCACCGCGGCGCTAAGTGGCGAGCGCGAAACACGGGCAGAATGGGCACATGCTAGTAGCCTTCTCAGTTGCCCCCAGCGGTACCGGACGCGTCGACGGCTCCGTTCACGATGCCGTTGCCGCCGCCGTGCGCATTGTTCGAGAGTCCGGTCTCCCCAACCATACAGACTCGATGTTTACGACCATCGAGGGCGACTGGCCCGAAGTGTTCGAGGTCATCCGGCGGGCGACCGAAGCCGTCGGCGAGTACGGCTCGCGGGTCTCGCTTGTACTGAAAGCCGACATTCGACCGGGCTTCTCAGGGGAAATGAACGGGAAGATTGAACGCCTAGAGCAGGCTCTCGGCGACAACTAGCTTGTTTACACGCCTGAGCGCACAATAACCCCTGGCAGTGCGGGTGCGAATCGCCGCAGGCGAGGCAGACGCCGCCATGGTGTGGCGCCGAACTAACAACGTGCAGTCCGCCGTCGACGTCGAAACCCTCCCTGACGACGGTATTGCTTTTCGCAGAGACGGCGAGCCCCCATCGTTTCGATCTGGCACGTGATCGAACGCGCGAGAGACTGACGTCGGCGGCTACTCGTCCTGGTTCGAGGCGCTATCCGATGCGCCGGACGCCCCCGAGGGACCAGTCTGAGGCTCAGAGACAAAATTCATCGGGACAGCACTCTCGCGAATTTCACGTTGGATACCCGCGCTTCCGAGCAGAACCTTTTCGTCTGCCTTGTCGACTTGTTCACTCATTATTTGCTCCTATCGCTCGTTACTTTGGAACGCCGATCCACTCGACGACGCATTTGTCCGATATTGAAACCCAGAGACCCTGCGAATTCTCCAGCTTGCTGAGGAACTCACCTTTCGCGCCCATGCGCCATTGTGACTCGATGAAGATATCGCGAGGTTGTGGGTATGTCGACATCAACGACTTTCGGGAGTACCAGCCGCCGTAGTAGACGCCGTTCTCCAGACGAACGCGAACGAATCGGCCACTCCCCATCGTCAACGCATTGTTATCCCAGGCAGAAGGCACCGATCGAAAGTTGCTCAGCAGGACCACTTTCTTGCGCTGCTTTCCCTTATTCGTCGTTCTTTGGGTTCCGTCCGATTCCGTGCTTGAGGCGACCCGCAGCGAGAGTAAAACTGGGACCAGTGCAGGCACACCGACAAGAAGCCCTAATGCCAGCAGAGTCGGCCAGAAGGGCTCGCTGAGGAGTTGCGCACCGCTGTCTTGAAAAGACTCAACTACTAAGCGACCGAAAACAAGTAGATAAACTGCGTCGAACAGTACGCCTACGAAGAGTGCCTCGAGTATCCGCGCACCGGCACTCGTGTCCACGGCCCGGTGGCCACGCAACGCAACTCTGACTGTCCCGAAAGCGATGCCTGGAACAATAAAGAATACGAAGAGGGACAGCTGAGCAAGTGACTCCGGAACTGTCAATCTTCACCGTCCCACTCTGGGGAACGAGTATTTCACGCGAGCGGGCCGACCGCGGTAGACCACCCGTCGCTCGAGTTCCCTCTCCACGCCGCGGACCCGCGATACCCAACGCCCACTCCGTTGAGCCTCGGGCCAACGTGATCTAGCCCTGCGGCGAGTCTTTCGCTCTGATTGTAAAAGTCAGAGAACGGCGGTAAAACCCATCTCCACAACTCGCTCCCACTTGAATCGAAGATGCGCAGCTCCCAGTCACCTAGAGTGCTTTTCTTGGTCACGGTAGCTCGCACCGCGTTCGGATAACTCATGCCCATACGCAGAGCGTACCGGCACGGGCCAGCGTTGTCCTCCCTTTCAACTCATGGGTGGTTCATCTCCCGTTCCCTCTCTACCCTGGCCTTGACCCCGGAGAGAGTGGACCCGGGTAAAGGCCATCCAACGGGCGACCCAAGACATCGTCGAGTATGGCTCGCGGTCTCGCTGGTACTCAAGGCCGATATTCGACGGGACTTCTCGGGGGAAATGACCGGGAGGTTGAACGCCTAGAGCGGGCTCGGGGCGACAACTAGAGCGTTTACACGGCTCAGGGCTATGTCCCCTAGCGGTACTTATGCGCCCTCGATCGTGGTGAACATGGAGTCGGTGTGGTTGGGCAGGCCGGAGTCGCGCACCACCTTGACGGCGGCGGCCACGGCGTTGTGCACGGAGCCGGCGTCGTCCTGCGCGCCGGAGGGGGCAACCGAGAATGCAACGAGCATGAGAACTCCTAGGTCTGAAGCGAATTGGTCAGCGAACGTTCGCCCCTGCGATCGTACGACCACAGCTCACGCACCGCCCAGCCGAGCAGCACGAATTCCAGAAGGTTGCGCACTGAGAGTACGAATACGAGCGTGGGATCGGCCACGAGCAGCCAATCATAGAAATACGGGTAGACCAGTTGGGTCAGGGCTGCGATCACGAGCGCGAGCGTCGCGGGCGTACGCCACGCCGCACCGTGCCAGACGAGTCCGAGGATGATCGGTGCCGCAAGCCAGGCCATGAACTGCGGCGAGCCCACCTTATTGAAGGCGATGAGAGTCACGGTGAGTGCGAGTACGAGCGGCGGGAACACCGTGACAAACGCCGCGCCCGCCCGCGTCGCCCGCGCGCCCAGCAGCACCACGCAGATCGCCATGAGCGCCATCAGCGGTGTCATGAGAGCGCTCGCGACGTCGACTCCGGGGCCGGCCACCTGAAAAGTCAGAATGTCCCTGTCGTAGTAGAGCGAACTGGCGGGCACCCGCAACGCGGTGAGCCACATCCAGAATCCGGCCACCGGCGCCTCGATCTGGATTCCGCGCGCGGTCTGCGCCGTCACGAAGCTGACGACGTTGCGACCGCTGCCGAGAACCAGGGCGACCACGACGATGCCGAGGCTGATCGCGGAGGCGAGCAGCAGCATCCGCCAGCGCTGCGGCCACACCACAAAAAGCGCGGCAATCACGGCGGCGGGCCAGATTTTCACCCAGGTGGCGAGAACAAGCAGCGCCGTTCCCCAGAACGGCCGACTGCCGAGCCACAGCAGGCCGATGATCGTCACCGGCACCGTGATGGAATCGATGCGAGCGAGCGCGATCGGTCCGAGCAGAAGTTGGAACAGCAGCCACCACCACGCGACGCGAACGCGATGCGGGTGCAGTCCGCGCACAAGCATGAAGAATGCTGCCGCGTCGCACAGGGTCACGAGCAGAAACCACGTGTACAGATACAGCGCATCGCCGAGCGCGAGGGCGGCGCTGATCGGCAGCATGGCGAGAATCGGGTACACGAAGGGGGCATCGATTCCCACAATCGTTCCGTTGCGCAGTCCGTCGGCCCAGCCGCGATACACCACGGCCACGTCGCCGAGCGGGTTTCCGGGCCCATACAGCGCAAGCAGCACGATGACGACGTGAACCAGGACGAACGCGCCCCACAGCAGGGGCGCTCGCTGGGAGGGGGGTCGTGACACGTGCTTACTGTAGCCGCACAGCGCCCCCGCGAGGCCTAGTGCTTGCCCTCCGCCGCAACCGCAAGCAGTGCCCGCATCACGGTGGGCACGGCTTCTGCCACGTCGAGCGCGGTGATCGGCCCGCCGGCGGATGCGAGTTCCGCCGCGCGGGCATGCACAAGCGCCGCGGTCGCGGCGAGGGCCGCGAGGGCGTCGGTATCCGTTTCGATGCGGGCGGAGTTCGTGGCCAGCAGGGCGCCGAGGATACCCCCGAGCACGTCCCCGGAACCGGCCGTCGACAGCCACGCCGGAGAGCCGGAGACCGTGAGCCTGGCTCCGGTAGGAGACGCGATGCGCGTGACGCTGCCCTTGAGCAGCACCGTGACGCCGAGCAGGCGCGCGGCGCGAACGGCGGCCTCGGCAGGAGCGGCCGCGATCTGCTCCGCGGTGGTCTGTTTGGCCTTCGGCAGGCCGTTCAGCAGGGCCGCGAGTTCACGGTAGTGCGGGGTGATCACGACCTGGCTGGCGGCCTCCGCTTCAGGCAGGCGCAGCCTGTCAAGCACCCCGGCGTCGCAGACCGTTGGCAGGCCCGCGGCGAGCGCCTCGTCAAGCTCGCGCGTCACCTCGGCCCCGCGCGTGGCTGCGTTGATTCCGGACCCGAGCAGCCAGGCCTGTACCCGACCGGACACCAGCACGACTTCGGGGCGGCGCTGCAGCACGAGCGTGCCCGCCCTGCCAGGACCGAGGTAGCGCACCATGCCCACCCCCGTGCGGGCCGCGGCCTCGACGCCGAGCACGGCCGCACCGGGGTAATCCTTCGATCCGGTCATCACTCCGAGCACGCCGCGGGTGTACTTGTCGTCCGCCGGTCCCGGCACGCGGATCCACCCGCGCGCCTGCTCGGTGTTCCATTCCAGCCATCCCCGGGGTTTTGCCATGTGCCCACGATAGATTGTTTCCATCAAAGTCGATGAACCCATTTGTTCACACCCGGGGGAAACACGTGTCCGCTCTCTTCGAACCTCTCACCGTGCGCGGGGTCACCATGCGCAACCGCCTCTGGGCGGCTCCCATGTGCCAGTACGCCATCGAGAACCGCGACGGCGCTCCCGCTGACTGGCACCTGATGCATCTGGGCTCCCTCGCCACGGGAGGCGCCGGCCTCGTGATCGCCGAAGCGACCGCGGTGAGCCCCGAAGGGCGCATCTCCGACAAAGACACCGGCCTCTGGAATGACGAGCAGGGCGAAGCCTGGGCGCACATCGTCGAATTCATGCACACTCAGGGTGTGCGCGCGGGCATCCAGCTCTCCCACGCCGGCCGCAAAGCATCCGTCTGGCCCGCCTGGGGCACCGACCGACGCGGCACCATGTCGCCGGTCGACGGCGGGTGGCCCACCCTATCGGCTTCGGCCCTTCCCTTCACCGGTTACGCCACCCCCACCGCCCTCGGCTTCTCGGGCATCAAGCAGGTCGTCGCCGACTTCCGGGCAGCCGCACGCCGGGCCGTCGACGCCGGCTTCGACGTGATCGAGATCCACGGCGCCCACGGATACCTCGTGCACCAATTTCTCTCGCCGCTGAGCAACCAGCGCACCGACGAATTCGGCGGGTCGCTCGAAAACCGCGCGCGCCTGCTCATCCGCATCATCGTGGCCGTGCGGCAGGAGATCGGCGAGGAGCGGGCGCTCTTCGTGCGATTCTCTGCCACGGACTATGCAGCGGGCGGCTGGGACGAAGAACAAACAGCCACTGTCGCGGGTTGGGCCGCCGCCGCCGGGGCCGACTTCTTCGACATCTCGACCGGAGGCAATGTGGCAGGCGCGACCATTCCGCTCTCGCCCGGCTATCAGGTGCCGTTCGCGCGCTTTGTGAAGGAGCAAGCGGATGTAGCGGTCAGCGCCGTCGGGCTCATCACGTCTGCGGAGCAGGCGGAACAGATCGTGGCCTCCGGCAGCGCCGACGCCGTCATGCTCGCGCGCGAACTGATGCGCAACCCGCGTTTCCCGCTGCAGGCCGCGCACGAGCTCGGCGTCGACCTCGACTACTGGCCGCCACAGTACGCCCGCGCCCGCTGGCCCGCCGAGCCGGTGCGCTAGACGCGGCACGTCAGTCGCGGCGGGTGGCGTCCTGCACTTCGCCCACGAGCTCCTCGATGATGTCCTCGAGAAAGAGCACCCCGGTGGTCTCACCCAGTTCGGTGAACGACCGGGAGAGGTGCGCGCCCGAGCGGCGCATGGTCGCGAGAGCGTCTTCCAGGTCGGTCTCTTCAAAGATCGACACCAGCTGACGGATGCGCTTGCCGGGAATCGGGTCTTTGTACACCTCGGATTCCAGGTCGAGCACATCCTTCAGGTGCACGTAACCGGTGGGATCGCCAGCCTCGTTCACGAGCACGAACCGCGAGAATCCGTGACGCGTCACGGCTTTCTCCACGTCCGCGGGCGTCGCCGTCTCCGGCAAGCTGATGATGCCGGCCATCGGCACGGCCACGTCTCTCACCTTGCGGGTGGTGAATTCGAAGGTCGCGGTGAGGGCGCCGGTGCCGTCGAAGAGCACACCCTCCTTGGTGGACTGCGTGATGATCGTGGCGACCTCATCGAGTGTGTACGTGCTCGTGGCCTCATTTTTGGGCTGCACGCCGAACAGCCGCAGCACGCCGTTGGCGGTGGCGTTGAGCGCCACGATCACCGGCGAGAAGATGCGGCCTATGAACACGAGCGGCGGGGCCAGGATCAGCACCGCCTGGTCGGGAACGGAGAACGACAGGTTCTTCGGCACCATTTCGCCGAACACCACGTGCAGGTACGACACGAGCACGAGGGCAATGAGGAATGCAATCGTGCTGATGACCTCCGGCGAGAGCCCGGTGAGCCCCAGGGGGACCTCGAGCAGGTGGTGAATCGCCGGCTCCGAAACGTTCAGGATGAGCAGTGAGCACACCGTAATGCCCAACTGCGTGGTGGCGAGCATGAGCGTGGCGTGTTCCATCGCCCACAACGCCGTCTTGGCACTGCGTTTGCCCGCTTCCGCGAGCGGTTCGATCTGCGAGCGTCGCGCGGAGATCACGGCGAATTCGGCGCCCACGAAGAAGGCGTTGGCGGCGAGAAGCACCACGAGCCAGGCTATTCCTGCCCAATCACTCATGGTTTCTTCACCTCGCTCGTCATGTCGGTTTCAGTATCGGTTTCGGTCTCCGGGGTGAATCTCAGCCGATCGATACGCCGCCCGTCCAGTCGTTCCACGCGCAGGGTGCCCCCGTCGATCGGCACAGTGTCTCCCACCGCTGGCAGGCGTCCGAGCTCGCTCATCACGAATCCGGCCACGGTTTCGAACGGTCCGTCATCGGGCACCCGCAGCCCTGCCCGCTCGAGCAGTTCGTCGGGCCGAAGCATTCCGGGAAAGGTCAGCGAATCCGGGGACCGCACAACGCCCGCGCGGGTGCGGTCGTGTTCGTCGGCCACCTCGCCCACGATCTCCTCCACGAGGTCTTCGAGAGTGGCCACGCCCGCCGTTCCACCGTATTCATCCACGACAATGGCCATCTGGTAGCCGCGGCCGCGCAGTTCGCTGAGCAGGCCGTCGAGTTTCATGGTTTCGGGAACCCGAACGGCCTCGGTTTGCAGTCCCGAGACCGGCACGGTGGCGCGGCGATTGCGCGGCACGGCCACGGCCTGTTTGACGTGCACGATACCCACGACATCGTCGGCGCTCTCGTCGATCACCGGAAAACGGGAGTAGCCGGTCTGGCGGGTGAGGTCGATTACGGCCTGGGCGGATGCCGTTCGCGAGATGACGGCCACACGCGGGCGGGGCGTCATGACGTCGGAGGCGGTGTGGCCCGAGAACAGCAGCGTGCGGTGCAGCAGCGTCGCGGTGTCTTTTTCCAGCAAGCCGGCGCTGGCCGAACGCCGCACGAGCGAGGACAACTCCTCGGCGGAGCGGGCCCCCGAGAGCTCTTCCTTGGGTTCGATGCCCATTGCACGCAGCAGCCCGTTCGCGCTCCCGTTGAGCACGAGAACGGCGGGCTTGAACACCATCGTGAACACGGTCTGGGCCGGAATCACAAGCTTCGCGGTCTGCACCGGCAGCGCGAGGGCGAAATTCTTCGGCACGAGCTCGCCGATGATCATCGACAGCAGGGTAGCCACCACCACGGCGGCGGTCGTGGCGATCGCCGGAACAGCGGATGCCGGCAGCCCGGCACTCGTGAGCGGCCCTGTCAGCAGCGTGGTGATCGCCGGCTGCATGGTGTACCCGGTGAGCAGGGTGGTGAGGGTGATGCCGAGCTGTGCGCTCGACAGGTGCGTCGACGTGATCTTGAGCGCCGAGATGGTGAGGCCGAGGCGGGTCTCGCCGCGATCCCGGCGAGCCTCGAGTTCCGTACGGTCGAGGTTGACCAGGGCAAACTCACTTGCCACGAACAGTCCGGTGCCAATGGTCAGCAGCAGGCCGAACCCGAGCATGACCCACTCAAACATGGCCACCACCGGCGTTCAGCAGGGCTAGCGGCGAACGTTTATGACTGCGTGATTGTGCCGTTGGGGGGTCGTCCATTATTCCTCCCACTATAGCGGAAGGCCCTGCACCGAGCGGGTGCGGCGCACCTACCAGGAGACCGGAAGTGCCTTGCCTTCGTCGTAGCCGGCCGCGGACTGCAGTCCGACTCTGGCCTTCTCGTGGAAGTCGCTCACCGAGGTCGCCCCGGCGTAGGTGAAGGAGCTGCGCACGCCCGATGTGATCATGTCGAGCAGGTCTTCTACGGAAGGACGCAGCGGGTCGAGGTAGATCTTCGAGCTCGAGATCCCCTCGGCAAAGAGGGTTTTGCGGGCGAGCTCGTAGGCGTCGAGACGGTCGAACCGCCCCTGCACGGCCTTGGTCGAGGCCATTCCCCAGCTTTCCTTGTAGAGCCGGCCGGCGGCATCCGCTTGGAGGGTTCCCGGCGCCTCAGTGGTCCCGGCGAACCAGGAACCGATCATGACGGATGCCGCGCCGGCGGCGAGCGCGAGCGCCACGTCCCGGGGGTAGCGCACGCCGCCGTCCGCCCATACGTGCGCGCCGAGTTCGGCGGCCGCGGCGGCGGTTTCGAGCACTGCGGAGAATTGTGGACGCCCGACCGCCGTCATCATGCGGGTCGTGCACATGGCTCCGGGGCCCACTCCCACTTTCACAATGGTGGCCCCGGCTGTGACGAGGTCGCGCACGGCCTCTGCCGTCACCACATTCCCGCCCACGATCGGCAGCCCGAGGTTCAGATCGGCCACGGTCTTGAGAGCGTTGATCATGCCGTCCTGGTGGCCATGGGCGGTGTCGATCACGAGCACGTCGACGCCAGCTGCCGCCAGCGCCCGGGCCTTCGCGGCGACATCTCCGTTGATTCCGATAGCGGCGGCCACCTTGAGTCGGCCGTGCGCGTCGACGGCTGCGTCGTAGAGCGTGGAGCGCAGGGCGCTCTTTCGGCTGAGGGTGCCGACGACCAACCCGTGGTGCAGCACTGGAGCGAAGTCCAGGTCGGCTTCGGTCATCAAATCGAAGGCGCGACGGGGTCCGTCCACGTCGTCGGCGTCGAGGGCTGCCATCGAGCCGTGCAGCAAGTCCCCGAGGACAGCGTCACCGAGCGCGGTGCGAAGGCGCGAGGCCACGATGCAGCCGAGGTACTCGCCCGTGCTGTCATGGATCAGGATTCCCTGGCCGTCCACGGGCGGAACCTGCCGCAGCGCCATTTCGACGGTGTCGTCTGGGCCGAAAACGAACGGGGTGTCGAATCGTACGGATTGGGCCTTCACCCAGCGAATGGCTTCGTCGAGGTCCTGCAGGTGCATGTCCTGGGGAAGAACTCCGAGGCCGCCCCTGCGGGCGAGGGTGGCCGCGAGCCGGGGGCCGGTGACCGAGTTCATGTTCGACGAGACGATGGGGAGAGTGGCCCCAGTGCCGTCCCCCGGAGCGAGGGACACGTCCATGCGACTGTGAATCGCCGACTGCCCTGGCACGAGAAAAACATCGGAGTACGTCAGGTCGCTGGTGGGAGTCGTTCCATAGAACCGCATACCAGAACGCTATCCCCTGGCGGGGGTGATCGCGGCCGCTGGTTATGGGATTAGGCTTGATGCGCAGACCGACCCGGCGACGTCTTCGCCAGGGACATCCAACATCAACGCGGAGAGTGGGCGATCGGACGGTGTCAAGCCAGGTAACCGGTGGAGCTTCAGACGAAAAAACGTCAGGCGAATTCGGAGCGAACGAGTGGCTCGTAGACGAGCTGTACGAACGATATCTCGTCGATAAAGATTCAGTTGACGAGTCCTGGTGGCCCGTGCTGGAAAGCTACCACCAGACAGCAAATGGTCCCGCGTCCGAGACGACGCCGGAACAGGCCCCAGCGGCACAGGCGCCGGCAGCAGCAGCGCCTGCAGCAGCAGCAGCACCGCAGGCGGCCCCCGCGGCAGCCCCGACAGCCCCCGCACAGCCCACG is a genomic window containing:
- a CDS encoding ADP-dependent NAD(P)H-hydrate dehydratase, which encodes MAKPRGWLEWNTEQARGWIRVPGPADDKYTRGVLGVMTGSKDYPGAAVLGVEAAARTGVGMVRYLGPGRAGTLVLQRRPEVVLVSGRVQAWLLGSGINAATRGAEVTRELDEALAAGLPTVCDAGVLDRLRLPEAEAASQVVITPHYRELAALLNGLPKAKQTTAEQIAAAPAEAAVRAARLLGVTVLLKGSVTRIASPTGARLTVSGSPAWLSTAGSGDVLGGILGALLATNSARIETDTDALAALAATAALVHARAAELASAGGPITALDVAEAVPTVMRALLAVAAEGKH
- a CDS encoding hemolysin family protein, which codes for MSDWAGIAWLVVLLAANAFFVGAEFAVISARRSQIEPLAEAGKRSAKTALWAMEHATLMLATTQLGITVCSLLILNVSEPAIHHLLEVPLGLTGLSPEVISTIAFLIALVLVSYLHVVFGEMVPKNLSFSVPDQAVLILAPPLVFIGRIFSPVIVALNATANGVLRLFGVQPKNEATSTYTLDEVATIITQSTKEGVLFDGTGALTATFEFTTRKVRDVAVPMAGIISLPETATPADVEKAVTRHGFSRFVLVNEAGDPTGYVHLKDVLDLESEVYKDPIPGKRIRQLVSIFEETDLEDALATMRRSGAHLSRSFTELGETTGVLFLEDIIEELVGEVQDATRRD
- a CDS encoding GuaB1 family IMP dehydrogenase-related protein; the protein is MRFYGTTPTSDLTYSDVFLVPGQSAIHSRMDVSLAPGDGTGATLPIVSSNMNSVTGPRLAATLARRGGLGVLPQDMHLQDLDEAIRWVKAQSVRFDTPFVFGPDDTVEMALRQVPPVDGQGILIHDSTGEYLGCIVASRLRTALGDAVLGDLLHGSMAALDADDVDGPRRAFDLMTEADLDFAPVLHHGLVVGTLSRKSALRSTLYDAAVDAHGRLKVAAAIGINGDVAAKARALAAAGVDVLVIDTAHGHQDGMINALKTVADLNLGLPIVGGNVVTAEAVRDLVTAGATIVKVGVGPGAMCTTRMMTAVGRPQFSAVLETAAAAAELGAHVWADGGVRYPRDVALALAAGAASVMIGSWFAGTTEAPGTLQADAAGRLYKESWGMASTKAVQGRFDRLDAYELARKTLFAEGISSSKIYLDPLRPSVEDLLDMITSGVRSSFTYAGATSVSDFHEKARVGLQSAAGYDEGKALPVSW
- a CDS encoding DUF6338 family protein, translating into MTVPESLAQLSLFVFFIVPGIAFGTVRVALRGHRAVDTSAGARILEALFVGVLFDAVYLLVFGRLVVESFQDSGAQLLSEPFWPTLLALGLLVGVPALVPVLLSLRVASSTESDGTQRTTNKGKQRKKVVLLSNFRSVPSAWDNNALTMGSGRFVRVRLENGVYYGGWYSRKSLMSTYPQPRDIFIESQWRMGAKGEFLSKLENSQGLWVSISDKCVVEWIGVPK
- a CDS encoding thiamine-binding protein — its product is MLVAFSVAPSGTGRVDGSVHDAVAAAVRIVRESGLPNHTDSMFTTIEGDWPEVFEVIRRATEAVGEYGSRVSLVLKADIRPGFSGEMNGKIERLEQALGDN
- a CDS encoding hemolysin family protein, which encodes MFEWVMLGFGLLLTIGTGLFVASEFALVNLDRTELEARRDRGETRLGLTISALKITSTHLSSAQLGITLTTLLTGYTMQPAITTLLTGPLTSAGLPASAVPAIATTAAVVVATLLSMIIGELVPKNFALALPVQTAKLVIPAQTVFTMVFKPAVLVLNGSANGLLRAMGIEPKEELSGARSAEELSSLVRRSASAGLLEKDTATLLHRTLLFSGHTASDVMTPRPRVAVISRTASAQAVIDLTRQTGYSRFPVIDESADDVVGIVHVKQAVAVPRNRRATVPVSGLQTEAVRVPETMKLDGLLSELRGRGYQMAIVVDEYGGTAGVATLEDLVEEIVGEVADEHDRTRAGVVRSPDSLTFPGMLRPDELLERAGLRVPDDGPFETVAGFVMSELGRLPAVGDTVPIDGGTLRVERLDGRRIDRLRFTPETETDTETDMTSEVKKP
- a CDS encoding glycosyltransferase 87 family protein, translating into MSRPPSQRAPLLWGAFVLVHVVIVLLALYGPGNPLGDVAVVYRGWADGLRNGTIVGIDAPFVYPILAMLPISAALALGDALYLYTWFLLVTLCDAAAFFMLVRGLHPHRVRVAWWWLLFQLLLGPIALARIDSITVPVTIIGLLWLGSRPFWGTALLVLATWVKIWPAAVIAALFVVWPQRWRMLLLASAISLGIVVVALVLGSGRNVVSFVTAQTARGIQIEAPVAGFWMWLTALRVPASSLYYDRDILTFQVAGPGVDVASALMTPLMALMAICVVLLGARATRAGAAFVTVFPPLVLALTVTLIAFNKVGSPQFMAWLAAPIILGLVWHGAAWRTPATLALVIAALTQLVYPYFYDWLLVADPTLVFVLSVRNLLEFVLLGWAVRELWSYDRRGERSLTNSLQT
- a CDS encoding NADH:flavin oxidoreductase/NADH oxidase, which gives rise to MSALFEPLTVRGVTMRNRLWAAPMCQYAIENRDGAPADWHLMHLGSLATGGAGLVIAEATAVSPEGRISDKDTGLWNDEQGEAWAHIVEFMHTQGVRAGIQLSHAGRKASVWPAWGTDRRGTMSPVDGGWPTLSASALPFTGYATPTALGFSGIKQVVADFRAAARRAVDAGFDVIEIHGAHGYLVHQFLSPLSNQRTDEFGGSLENRARLLIRIIVAVRQEIGEERALFVRFSATDYAAGGWDEEQTATVAGWAAAAGADFFDISTGGNVAGATIPLSPGYQVPFARFVKEQADVAVSAVGLITSAEQAEQIVASGSADAVMLARELMRNPRFPLQAAHELGVDLDYWPPQYARARWPAEPVR
- a CDS encoding TIR domain-containing protein; this translates as MGKLSANLFGIRLDDTIVSRMKALLENVVLTEVQKMDIPTGRAWVETTAEGWREYYSLMADRLESILENGSAKGTIRAEVSQQTLHGRTWSAGPANPHLDWRTPRPDANLDKFSPDYEGITFEFAENGFIINLGMRNRTGIVGPVTLTSTSGGLTQIVIDDPDNNSEAILSAVEELVLSYRVPEAPPEPASFRVFMGHGGDTQWKTLKLALEATHGFAVEAFESEDRTSTATVDTVVNMIRSANAAVVVMTGADTMLDGTVRARENVIHELGLCQGILGVHSTIIVLENGVTELSNIAGITQVRFPKNDVMSSALAVAGALENRKRNA